Proteins found in one Lepeophtheirus salmonis chromosome 9, UVic_Lsal_1.4, whole genome shotgun sequence genomic segment:
- the LOC121124236 gene encoding fibroblast growth factor receptor-like 1 codes for MKSIPSILINICLISSQLSYIGAEIRGPPRAEKSVKQVIGHIGEMLKIPCPISGFPEPMIEWSKNGETIDDYSWDRYRVFKKYLKIRKPIAEEDTAVFICKGINGFGSESVRIEVLIVDPKKYPSPDDSSKINVAPPRFTLETKKIADLRIRKDVEEVFEEACEALGSPVPRITWFKNGRPLDDFGEGLLGRGRQSLKYKLSPSHAGNYTCKATNLIGETEISFKLDVNAPKDVLPYAHSELTGDGPSNTTVKEGSSASMTCRVKSESTPHIQWLKKLEPLKGGQIWNNFNDDTVEVGTERYQILKSEKNVHLGNGEFLSELLVSRARPSDSGMYICFVTNSGFRPLTYKSAFLEVVPDYSGLPEESLPILISVVTLSLLVFILLIVIMICVMRYRRAGKGGSSSSSSDECSVSDHESHRPFIHPHLPYHHSRVSCSQTLNKLEAGRLQIQHGSLPPLNSGNAWSLYPPNYHQKYSHGSSSHDTTLSSSTHYENPSSKLLLDSHESVNQYEVPFSHLMKGPPPPHPLPLPPPPPLISGSNRSLNNQNVNHNANNLGIVVGNGRRNIPYTRYLNNDP; via the exons ATGAAGTCCATTCCCtcgattttaattaatatctgTCTGATATCATCACAATTGTCATATATTGGAGCGGAAATTCGAg GTCCACCTCGTGCAGAGAAATCCGTTAAACAAGTCATTGGCCATATCGGTGAAATGCTAAAAATACCATGTCCCATCTCTGGTTTTCCTGAACCTATGATTGAATGGTCCAAGAATGGTGAAACCATTGACGACTACTCCTGGGATCGATATCGTGTCTTTAAAAAGTACCTTAAAATTCGAAAACCCATTGCTGAAGAGGACACAGCCGTATTTATCTGCAAAGGGATTAATGGATTCGGATCCGAGTCTGTACGGATTGAAGTGCTCATTGTTG ATCCTAAGAAATATCCTTCACCTGATGACAGCTCCAAAATCAATGTTGCTCCTCCTCGATTCACActcgaaacaaaaaaaattgcagatcTTCGTATCCGTAAAGATGTGGAAGAAGTATTTGAAGAAGCTTGCGAAGCCCTTGGAAGCCCTGTTCCACGCATTACCTGGTTTAAAAACGGCCGTCCATTGGATGACTTTGGAGAAGGTCTTTTAGGTCGTGGACGCCAGTctctgaaatataaattaagccCATCCCACGCAGGGAATTATACATGTAAAGCCACAAACCTTATTGGGGAAACTGAAATCAGTTTCAAATTGGATGTCAATGCACCTAAGGATGTCCTTCCCTACGCTCATTCCGAATTGACTGGGGATGGTCCATCGAACACAACAGTCAAAGAAGGTTCCTCTGCTTCCATGACGTGTCGAGTCAAAAGTGAATCTACTCCTCATATTCAGTGGCTTAAGAAGTTGGAGCCCCTCAAAGGAGGACAAATTTGGAATAACTTTAATGACGACACTGTGGAGGTTGGTACGGAGCGCTACCAGATCCTCAAGTCTGAAAAGAATGTCCATCTCGGGAATGGAGAGTTTTTAAGTGAGCTCTTGGTTTCTAGAGCAAGACCTTCAGACTCTGGGATGTACATTTGCTTTGTAACCAACTCGGGGTTTCGTCCCTTGACGTATAAATCCGCTTTCTTAGAAGTTGTTCCAG ACTATAGTGGATTACCAGAGGAGTCTTTGCCGATCCTCATATCCGTTGTGACTCTCTCTCTACTCGTCttcattcttctaattgtcattATGATTTGCGTAATGCGCTATCGCCGTGCTGGGAAAGGTGGCTCATCCAGTTCCTCATCAGATGAGTGCTCTGTGTCTGATCATGAATCTCATCGTCCATTCATTCATCCCCATCTTCCATATCATCATTCTCGAGTATCTTGCTCTCAAACCCTCAACAAACTGGAAGCAGGACGACTTCAAATACAACATGGATCCCTTCCACCTCTCAACAGTGGAAATGCTTGGTCCCTTTATCCACCAAACTATCATCAGAAATACTCTCATGGTTCTTCATCCCATGACACGACTCTCTCCTCTTCAACACATTATGAGAATCCGTCTTCCAAACTTCTGCTAGACTCTCACGAATCAGTCAATCAGTATGAGGTGCCTTTTAGTCATCTCATGAAGGGACCTCCTCCCCCACATCCACTTCCGCTTCCACCCCCTCCTCCACTCATATCAGGGAGCAACCGCTCtctaaataatcaaaatgtcAACCACAATGCCAACAACCTTGGAATCGTCGTTGGAAACGGACGGAGAAACATTCCATACACACGATATTTGAACAACGATCCCTAA